The following DNA comes from Candidatus Neomarinimicrobiota bacterium.
AAGTTTATGTTTTCGAAACACATTAAATCCACCATCAACAGCTAAAACAAGATCTGCTGTTTGAATTTCAGTTTTAAGTAGTGTTTTGCTTGGAGGGTTTCCGGCTAGTACGATTAAGATATTCATTTTGATTAATACTTAAAGTAGCTGTTCCCAATAAACTCTCGTAATATTGAAGTTCCAGGAACGTGTCTATCTGGGATTGTGTGGAAGAGGGACAGTAGTGTAATAAGTCTATCCCTGATTGTGTTTTTAGAAGCTGCCTTTAATAAAGGGAGTGCGTATCTCTTGAGTATGGATAGCTCATATATAAGTGCAGAATTAAACATCATGTCAGCCTGTTCTTGAAATGGAAATATATTACTTAGTTCTCCATGTCGGACAGAGTTCCACCTGCCAATGGTGTCGTCGGCACTATATCCACGGTACTTATGATCTCGGACAATCCTGCGTATGAGCCGTCCATCGGATGTAGAAACGGGATGAGTATTATCAATGTTAAGCTGCGTTAATGCACTTATATACACTCGATAATACCTATTAGATGCCATGCCCTCGTGAATGAGGGGGTTTAATCCATGAATACCCTCAAAGATGAGTACTTCATCTGGCTCTAGTGCCATGGTATCTATATGGATCTCTTGTTTCCCATCCACAAAGTTATAGCTGCGCTTATTTACAGCCTCACCGTTAACAAGTTGATTTAATTCTCGTCGCAGAGCTTCAAGATCGATGCAGCTCACATTCTCAAAATCCAATGTACCATCTGCTTGAGGTGGAATTTTATCTCTATCTAAAAAATAGTTGTCCATTGAGAGGTACTTCGACTGTATCCCGTTTACTGCAAGGTGAATGGCGAGCCGTTTCGTAAATGTTGTTTTGCCAGAGGAGGAGGGACCGGCTACGAAGATCACCCGGCTTCCATCTCGATTACTAATATCATCTGCAAGGGCGGCAATACGTTTCTCATGCAGTCCTTCGGCAACCCAGATAACCTGTTTAAAGCCCTTCTCCATAATCTGTTTGTTAAGATCGTAGATGGATGATACCTTGAGAATCCTGCCCCATCGTTCATGTTCCTTCATCATGCCAAATAGTTTTGGTGAATCAGAATATTCGATGAGATCATTCCCATTCTCACCTATCCGCAGCAGGAATCCTCTATCATAAGGCATGAGTTCAAATTTGGGAAGTGCAGATAGATCAAGATTGGTAAATTCATAAGAGGCTGATATATGGTTTGCCAGTATGAGAACAGGTGGTCGCAATGTGCTTATCCTGGGTGCCAACAAGTGCTTCCAATCCTCAGGTTTTGCTGCCCTAATCTTGATGTGCCTGGATTCTGTCTGTAGTTGAAGCATTGTTTTATAAATCTGGCTCAACGCATCAACAGACACCCCTTTCTGTTCTTTTAAAATACAAAAATACCCATCCCCAAAAGAATGATCGATAATGAGTGTCCTCTGGCTACCATAGATTGATTTTATGGCAGCTGACATGAGGAATACTACCGCTCGTGTTTTATGGCGGTATGATTCGAACTGATTGCTCATCGCTCGCCGGTCTTTTTGATGATATGATATCCAAACTGCGTTGAAATGGGTTTGGAGGGTCTACCTCTACCCATTTTCCTGACTGCTTCCTCGAAAGGCTTCACCATCTGGCCTGAGCCGAACCATCCCAAGTCCCCACCTTTTGATTTGCTGGGACAAGTGGAGTATTCTTTGGCAAGCTGCTCAAAGCGAGCACCCTTCTGTAGCTGTTTAAAAATATCTTCGGCTAAACTTCTATTTTTGACCAGTATATGGCTGGCTCTCCACTCCACAATTGCTCCTTACATATTCAATATTAAGACAGAATGCAAGATAGAGAATTCTATCAATGAATCAACTCGGTTATTCTTGTATATATCAGAGCCCTGATTCCGATATAAAGCCCAGTTAAAGAGTTTTGTCTGATACATTTGATCAAAAAAGTTTGTGGGTTCACGATATCTGATTATCAGCGATCTTTAGATGAACAGTTTCCTTTCTGTTAAGTAATATGTCTCATAA
Coding sequences within:
- a CDS encoding nucleoside kinase — encoded protein: MSAAIKSIYGSQRTLIIDHSFGDGYFCILKEQKGVSVDALSQIYKTMLQLQTESRHIKIRAAKPEDWKHLLAPRISTLRPPVLILANHISASYEFTNLDLSALPKFELMPYDRGFLLRIGENGNDLIEYSDSPKLFGMMKEHERWGRILKVSSIYDLNKQIMEKGFKQVIWVAEGLHEKRIAALADDISNRDGSRVIFVAGPSSSGKTTFTKRLAIHLAVNGIQSKYLSMDNYFLDRDKIPPQADGTLDFENVSCIDLEALRRELNQLVNGEAVNKRSYNFVDGKQEIHIDTMALEPDEVLIFEGIHGLNPLIHEGMASNRYYRVYISALTQLNIDNTHPVSTSDGRLIRRIVRDHKYRGYSADDTIGRWNSVRHGELSNIFPFQEQADMMFNSALIYELSILKRYALPLLKAASKNTIRDRLITLLSLFHTIPDRHVPGTSILREFIGNSYFKY
- a CDS encoding peptidyl-prolyl cis-trans isomerase, with the protein product MVEWRASHILVKNRSLAEDIFKQLQKGARFEQLAKEYSTCPSKSKGGDLGWFGSGQMVKPFEEAVRKMGRGRPSKPISTQFGYHIIKKTGER